From Anaerohalosphaeraceae bacterium, one genomic window encodes:
- the ilvC gene encoding ketol-acid reductoisomerase has product MAKIYYEQDAPIDALKGKKVAVIGYGSQGHAHSQNLRDSGIEVAVAELKGTDNYKLALEHGFKPGPIADAVKGAALIIVTLPDEVQSKVYQTEIAPNLKAGQTLGFCHGFNIHFGYIKPPADINVVMIAPKGPGHLVRSEFEKGGGVPCLVAVQQDATGTALQIALAWGNGIGGARAGILRTTFKEETETDLFGEQVVLCGGLTALIKAGFETLVEAGYQPEIAYFECMHEVKLIVDLMYQGGMSYMRYSISNTAEYGDLTRGPRIITEQTRAEMKKILGEITSGAFAKEWVAEYQSGLKKFNELYQKDYNSQLEQVGRKLRKMMKWIHAKEI; this is encoded by the coding sequence ATGGCAAAAATTTATTATGAACAGGACGCCCCGATTGACGCCCTCAAAGGCAAAAAAGTCGCCGTCATCGGATACGGCAGCCAGGGCCACGCCCACAGCCAAAACCTCCGCGACAGCGGTATCGAAGTCGCCGTCGCAGAACTCAAAGGAACCGACAACTACAAACTCGCTTTGGAACACGGGTTTAAACCCGGGCCGATTGCAGACGCCGTCAAGGGGGCTGCTCTGATTATTGTCACACTCCCCGACGAAGTGCAGTCCAAGGTTTATCAGACGGAGATTGCTCCCAACCTCAAAGCGGGCCAAACACTCGGCTTCTGCCACGGGTTCAACATCCATTTCGGCTACATCAAACCGCCGGCCGACATCAACGTCGTCATGATCGCCCCCAAAGGCCCCGGGCACCTCGTCCGCAGTGAATTTGAAAAAGGCGGCGGTGTTCCCTGCCTCGTGGCCGTCCAGCAGGATGCCACCGGAACCGCCCTCCAGATTGCCCTGGCATGGGGCAACGGCATCGGAGGCGCACGGGCCGGAATCCTCCGAACCACCTTCAAAGAAGAAACGGAAACCGACCTGTTCGGCGAACAGGTCGTCCTCTGCGGCGGCCTGACGGCCCTGATTAAAGCCGGATTTGAAACCCTCGTCGAAGCCGGCTATCAGCCCGAAATCGCCTATTTCGAATGCATGCACGAGGTCAAACTCATCGTGGACCTGATGTATCAGGGCGGCATGAGCTACATGCGCTACAGCATCTCCAACACCGCCGAATACGGCGACCTTACCCGCGGCCCGCGAATCATCACCGAACAAACCAGAGCCGAAATGAAGAAGATTCTCGGCGAAATTACCTCCGGTGCTTTTGCCAAAGAATGGGTCGCCGAATACCAGTCCGGCCTCAAAAAGTTCAACGAACTCTACCAGAAAGACTACAACTCCCAGC
- the ilvB gene encoding biosynthetic-type acetolactate synthase large subunit, translating to MKDNTSEKTAVQTKPGSQIIVDTLLEHGVDVLFGYLGGVVLPLFDKLYDSPIRVVIPRHEQGGCHMADAYARSTGKVGVVVATSGPGATNLTTGLATAMMDSVPLVALTGQVRTELIGNDAFQEADTTGITRPITKHNVIVKNPNELAQTIREAFFIASTGRPGPVLIDIPVDMQIAQVPATPPQPLDLPGYRIRERGHARQITAAAEAVNSSQRPVLYVGGGVISGNASEPLRKLAKKANIPVTMTLMGLGAFDQNDPLSLDMLGMHGAAYANFAVQNCDLLICVGARFDDRVTGKLKAFAPNARVIHIDLDPSSISKNVPADIPVVGSARHVLTEMLELVEYKERKEWFDQIAEWKKRHPLRYNRNAKTIKPQYVIEELWRQTQGQAIITTGVGQHQMWTAQFYRFNRPRQFITSGGLGTMGFGLPAAIGAKIANPDALVIDIDGDSSFNMTLTELSTAVMYELPVKVCLINNGYMGMVRQWQELFYGKRYSCSSLKSPDFARLAEAFGAVGLRAEKKEEVPAVIKAMLAEKRPCVADFHVDPEENVWPMVPAGKSLHEMDGLDIFEMA from the coding sequence ATGAAAGACAATACGAGCGAAAAAACAGCCGTTCAAACCAAACCCGGCAGCCAGATTATTGTCGATACCCTCCTCGAGCACGGGGTCGATGTGCTCTTCGGATACCTCGGCGGCGTCGTACTGCCGCTGTTTGACAAACTCTATGATTCCCCCATTCGCGTCGTCATTCCCCGACATGAGCAAGGCGGCTGCCACATGGCTGATGCCTATGCCCGTTCTACAGGAAAGGTGGGTGTCGTTGTCGCCACATCCGGTCCGGGTGCCACCAATCTGACCACCGGCCTGGCTACCGCGATGATGGACTCCGTCCCTCTCGTCGCCTTAACCGGACAGGTCCGCACGGAACTGATCGGCAACGACGCCTTCCAGGAAGCCGATACAACCGGCATTACGCGGCCGATCACCAAACACAATGTGATTGTCAAAAACCCCAATGAACTGGCCCAAACCATCCGCGAGGCCTTCTTTATTGCTTCCACCGGCAGACCGGGGCCGGTCCTGATTGACATTCCCGTGGATATGCAAATCGCTCAGGTGCCGGCCACACCCCCGCAGCCGCTTGATTTGCCGGGCTATCGCATTCGCGAACGGGGACACGCCCGCCAAATTACAGCCGCCGCAGAGGCCGTCAACAGCTCTCAAAGACCCGTCCTCTACGTCGGCGGAGGCGTCATCAGCGGCAATGCCTCCGAACCCCTGCGGAAACTGGCTAAAAAAGCCAACATCCCTGTTACAATGACCCTGATGGGACTGGGGGCCTTCGACCAAAATGACCCTCTGTCTCTCGACATGCTCGGCATGCACGGAGCCGCCTATGCCAACTTCGCGGTGCAGAACTGTGACCTGCTTATCTGTGTGGGAGCTCGTTTCGATGACCGTGTCACCGGAAAACTCAAGGCCTTTGCCCCGAACGCCCGCGTCATCCATATTGACCTAGACCCGTCCAGCATCTCCAAAAACGTCCCGGCGGATATTCCGGTCGTCGGAAGCGCCCGACACGTTTTGACGGAAATGCTCGAGCTGGTCGAATACAAAGAGCGAAAAGAATGGTTCGACCAAATCGCCGAATGGAAAAAACGCCATCCGCTCCGCTACAATCGGAACGCCAAAACCATCAAACCCCAGTATGTCATCGAAGAACTCTGGAGACAGACTCAGGGCCAGGCGATTATCACCACCGGTGTCGGCCAGCATCAGATGTGGACAGCCCAATTCTATCGTTTCAACCGGCCGCGTCAGTTCATCACCTCCGGCGGACTGGGCACGATGGGCTTCGGTCTGCCGGCCGCCATCGGCGCCAAGATTGCCAACCCCGATGCCCTTGTCATCGACATCGACGGCGACAGCAGCTTCAATATGACCCTGACCGAACTGTCCACCGCCGTTATGTATGAACTGCCTGTCAAAGTCTGCCTGATCAACAACGGCTATATGGGGATGGTCCGCCAGTGGCAGGAACTCTTTTACGGCAAACGCTACTCCTGCAGCTCCCTCAAAAGCCCTGATTTCGCCCGGCTCGCCGAGGCCTTCGGGGCCGTCGGACTCCGCGCCGAGAAAAAAGAGGAAGTCCCAGCCGTTATCAAAGCCATGCTCGCAGAAAAAAGACCCTGTGTGGCCGATTTTCATGTAGACCCGGAGGAAAACGTCTGGCCCATGGTCCCGGCCGGAAAATCACTCCACGAAATGGACGGTCTGGATATCTTCGAAATGGCCTGA
- the ilvN gene encoding acetolactate synthase small subunit, with protein MKHILSALVQNKPGVLAHVAGMFAARAFNIDSLAVGRTDDPSLSRMTIVVIGDDRVVEQVRKQLAKIVTVVKVQDFAGMDVVARDLMLISVACPPEKRPEILALVEMFQGKVVDIGSKFVMVEVAGPESKIEAFIEACRPYGIKNLVRTGTVAMARQSRVVQAENSDDGK; from the coding sequence ATGAAACATATTCTCAGCGCTTTAGTTCAGAATAAACCCGGTGTTCTGGCCCACGTGGCTGGAATGTTCGCCGCACGGGCTTTTAATATTGACTCCCTTGCTGTCGGCCGAACCGACGACCCCTCCCTGTCGCGCATGACTATCGTCGTCATCGGCGATGACCGCGTCGTCGAACAAGTCCGCAAACAGCTGGCCAAAATCGTCACCGTCGTCAAAGTTCAGGACTTTGCCGGCATGGATGTCGTTGCCAGGGACCTGATGCTCATCAGCGTCGCCTGTCCGCCTGAAAAACGCCCGGAAATCCTTGCTCTGGTCGAGATGTTTCAGGGAAAAGTTGTGGACATCGGCTCCAAATTCGTGATGGTTGAAGTCGCCGGTCCTGAAAGCAAAATCGAGGCCTTTATCGAGGCCTGCCGACCCTACGGCATCAAAAACCTCGTCCGCACCGGCACCGTGGCCATGGCACGTCAGAGCCGAGTCGTCCAGGCGGAAAACTCCGACGACGGCAAATAA